A window of Candidatus Firestonebacteria bacterium RIFOXYD2_FULL_39_29 contains these coding sequences:
- a CDS encoding glutamate synthase gives MAKSKFRTEFKIKRAMDKCINCQACVRMCSNDTHEYDPETEIITSYDEKCVGCHFCEDMCPTGALIIEKELPQIKENAHWASRDVYGVIKQAETGGILLTGMGSDKKYKEYFDHITLNASQVTNPSIDPLREPMELKTFLGKKPDIYRKDDKPFPQLVLETPIMFSAMSYGSISLNAQKSLAMAAVKYGTYWNTGEGGLHEDLRPYAGRVIVQVASGRFGVDMRYLESAAAIEIKIGQGAKPGIGGHLPGEKVDEEVSKTRRIPVGSDAISPAPHHDIYSIEDLKQLVYALKEATRYKKPVGVKIAAVHNVAPIASGIVRAGADFVVIDGIRGGTGAAPSVIRDNVGIPIELAIGVVDQRLREEGIRNQASLIAAGGFRSSGDVIKAIALGADAVYIGSSALISIGCHLCQKCYTGKCNWGIATQDPYLKKRLNPEIGARRAHNLLRAWSLEIKEMLGGMGINAVESLRGNRGQLRGVDLSPMELELLGIKHAGEAW, from the coding sequence ATGGCAAAATCAAAGTTCAGGACAGAGTTTAAGATTAAAAGAGCCATGGACAAATGTATAAATTGCCAGGCCTGCGTAAGGATGTGTAGTAATGATACACATGAGTACGATCCTGAAACCGAGATCATTACTTCCTACGATGAGAAGTGTGTCGGCTGTCATTTTTGCGAAGATATGTGCCCTACCGGGGCGCTCATAATTGAAAAAGAACTTCCTCAGATAAAAGAAAATGCTCACTGGGCTTCCAGAGATGTTTACGGTGTTATTAAACAGGCCGAAACTGGCGGTATACTTCTTACCGGCATGGGCAGTGACAAAAAGTATAAAGAATATTTTGATCACATTACGTTGAATGCTTCCCAGGTGACGAATCCGTCCATTGATCCTCTTCGCGAACCGATGGAGTTAAAGACTTTCCTCGGCAAAAAACCGGATATTTACAGGAAAGATGATAAACCGTTTCCCCAACTGGTCTTAGAAACACCTATTATGTTCTCGGCGATGAGCTATGGCTCAATATCTTTAAACGCGCAAAAGTCTCTGGCTATGGCTGCGGTAAAATACGGTACTTACTGGAACACCGGTGAAGGCGGACTTCATGAAGATTTGAGACCTTATGCCGGCAGGGTTATTGTCCAGGTTGCTTCCGGAAGGTTCGGCGTGGATATGCGGTATCTTGAATCAGCTGCCGCGATTGAGATTAAAATAGGGCAGGGAGCAAAACCCGGGATTGGCGGGCATTTACCCGGAGAGAAGGTTGACGAAGAAGTATCAAAGACCAGAAGAATTCCTGTGGGTTCGGATGCTATTTCTCCGGCTCCTCATCATGATATTTATTCTATTGAAGATCTAAAACAGCTGGTTTATGCGTTAAAAGAGGCAACCAGATATAAAAAACCTGTAGGCGTTAAGATCGCGGCGGTTCATAACGTTGCTCCTATTGCTTCAGGTATTGTAAGAGCCGGCGCGGATTTTGTAGTCATTGACGGAATAAGAGGCGGCACAGGAGCGGCTCCTTCGGTGATAAGAGATAATGTGGGAATACCTATAGAACTTGCGATCGGAGTTGTTGACCAGCGCCTTCGGGAAGAAGGGATTCGAAATCAAGCTTCTTTGATAGCGGCCGGTGGTTTCAGATCTTCGGGCGATGTTATAAAAGCAATCGCTCTCGGAGCGGATGCGGTGTATATTGGAAGCTCTGCGCTTATTTCCATCGGTTGTCATCTTTGTCAGAAATGTTATACGGGAAAGTGTAACTGGGGTATTGCCACGCAGGACCCTTACCTGAAAAAGAGGTTAAATCCTGAGATCGGGGCAAGAAGAGCCCATAACCTTCTTCGCGCCTGGTCGTTAGAAATAAAAGAAATGCTAGGCGGAATGGGAATCAATGCCGTGGAGTCGCTCAGAGGCAACCGCGGACAACTGCGCGGGGTCGATCTGTCGCCTATGGAACTTGAGTTATTAGGCATCAAGCATGCAGGAGAAGCTTGGTAA